TATTTTGCTGCAACCTCCTCAGAGCACACTTGACATCactgttcctcaggctgtagatcaAAGGATTCAGAGCTGGAGGTAGCACAGTGTAGAGCACAGAAAAGAGCCTGTCGGGGATTGATGGTACATCTGAGGGAGGCTTCAGATAGACAAAGCAAGCAGTAGCTATGAAAACAGTGAAAACAGTGAGGTGGGGGATGCACGTGGAAAATGCTTTGGACTGACCTTTAGTAGTAGGAATCTTAAGCACAGTGGAGAATATGTAAAAGTAAGAGATCACCACACAGATAAAGCAAGACATGGCCACACAAACACCAATTCCAAGACATGAATAAATGACCACGAGTGTTTTGGAGCATGAAATCCTTAGCAATGAGGGAACATCACAAAAAATCTGGACGATCACTTTGGAGCCACAGAAGGGCAGAGAAAATGTGCCAGCTGTATATAAGACTCCAATTATTACCCCAATAGCCCAGGAAACACCCACCATCAGCATACATATACCAATACTCATTATGGATTGGTAGTGCAAGGGATTGCAAATGGCaacatagcggtcataggacatggcagtcaggacaaatactTCTCCTGCTGCAAATGAAGTCATTAAAAATACCTGGAAGACACAACCAAGAGTGGAAATGGAATTGTTGTGAGTTAGGCTATTGACAAAGAAATTTGGAATAGGAACAGACACAAAGAAGACATCCAACAAGGACACATTCTTCagaaagaagtacatgggtgttTGAAGCTGCAGGTCAATGGTGGTGAGAGTGATGATGATGAGATTGCTTATTACGACTGCCATGTACATCACTAGGAAGAGAACTCCACATAAAGTCTGTAGCTCCTGGATGTCAGAGAACCCTGTAAGGATGAATCCAGTTGTTGCAGTGACATTGGGCATACTGGGATCTTTTCAGGTTCTgtcatcaggaaagaaaaaaaaatgaataaatatgatcATCACCCTAAGTAATAACACCGATGACAGAAATGCTCAATGGGAAAGAATTCAAGAATGTACATGTAAGTTGCAAACCTATATTCAAAAATaatctcatttctttctcctttcttctcagaCTCTtgacctctctttctctccctattGTTTTTGTGTATATCTCTcagcctttctctcctccctgactcccgtctctctctctctctctctctctctctctctctctctctctctctctctctctctctctctctctcttcagtcttGGATTGTCCTTAAGGCTCTATACATGCAAACTAGAAAACTAGATTTTCTATTATGATTCAGTTATGGAACCTTAACTCTTCTGAGTAGCATAAAAATACGTGCTATAAATTAGGGTATAATTTTAAGTCTATGGTCATATTTTAGG
The sequence above is drawn from the Peromyscus leucopus breed LL Stock chromosome 1, UCI_PerLeu_2.1, whole genome shotgun sequence genome and encodes:
- the LOC114689228 gene encoding olfactory receptor 14A2-like, producing the protein MPNVTATTGFILTGFSDIQELQTLCGVLFLVMYMAVVISNLIIITLTTIDLQLQTPMYFFLKNVSLLDVFFVSVPIPNFFVNSLTHNNSISTLGCVFQVFLMTSFAAGEVFVLTAMSYDRYVAICNPLHYQSIMSIGICMLMVGVSWAIGVIIGVLYTAGTFSLPFCGSKVIVQIFCDVPSLLRISCSKTLVVIYSCLGIGVCVAMSCFICVVISYFYIFSTVLKIPTTKGQSKAFSTCIPHLTVFTVFIATACFVYLKPPSDVPSIPDRLFSVLYTVLPPALNPLIYSLRNSDVKCALRRLQQNICPRVSLHLKLRSIFQWYSISQVTSKICNF